One part of the Aliivibrio fischeri ATCC 7744 = JCM 18803 = DSM 507 genome encodes these proteins:
- a CDS encoding ABC transporter ATP-binding protein produces the protein MKSALSISNLTCRYHDQDILSQLSLNVEQGEIVCLLGASGCGKTTLLKSIAGLLPLSSGEMNLNGKVITDNNTWLPPEQRNIGMIFQDYALFPHLTVTQNIGFGLKDWDKKKADDKVESMLHLVHLSGFGDRYPHQLSGGQQQRVAIARALASEPDLLLLDEPFSNIDTQVRHDLIKEIRRIFKAQGVTAIFVTHSREEAFAFSDKLAVMNHGVIEQFGSSNDLYYSPNSRFVADFLGGGSYVSGTINQNGNIDTQVGFISCGRSTTEADKKAEVLLRPQNITLYRDASGEAIVKELQFMGDTCRYVIDSDGVELIAVSNDSLTIGEKVKFEIKPHCPIVFVQENK, from the coding sequence ATGAAGTCTGCATTATCTATTTCAAATTTGACTTGTCGCTATCACGATCAAGATATCTTATCTCAGCTTTCATTAAATGTTGAACAAGGTGAGATTGTTTGTTTACTTGGTGCAAGTGGGTGTGGAAAAACGACGTTATTAAAATCCATTGCAGGTCTGTTGCCTTTATCGTCTGGTGAGATGAACTTAAATGGTAAGGTGATAACGGATAACAATACTTGGTTACCACCAGAGCAAAGAAACATCGGCATGATTTTTCAAGATTATGCACTTTTCCCTCATTTGACGGTGACTCAAAATATTGGTTTTGGCTTAAAGGATTGGGATAAGAAAAAAGCCGATGATAAAGTTGAGTCGATGTTACACCTAGTTCATTTAAGCGGATTTGGTGATCGTTATCCTCATCAATTGTCTGGTGGACAACAACAGCGTGTCGCCATTGCGCGAGCGTTGGCGAGTGAACCTGATTTACTTTTACTTGATGAGCCATTTTCAAATATTGATACACAAGTACGTCATGACTTGATTAAAGAGATCCGTCGAATTTTTAAGGCTCAAGGTGTGACGGCTATTTTTGTTACTCACAGTCGTGAAGAAGCCTTCGCTTTTTCAGATAAATTAGCAGTAATGAATCATGGCGTGATTGAACAGTTTGGTAGCTCTAACGATTTATATTACTCCCCTAATAGTCGCTTTGTTGCTGATTTTTTAGGTGGTGGTTCTTATGTGTCTGGTACGATTAACCAGAATGGAAATATTGATACTCAAGTTGGTTTCATCTCTTGTGGTAGAAGTACAACGGAAGCCGATAAAAAAGCTGAGGTGTTATTGCGACCACAAAATATTACCTTATATCGTGATGCAAGCGGTGAGGCGATAGTGAAAGAGCTGCAATTTATGGGGGATACGTGTCGTTATGTTATCGATAGTGATGGTGTGGAATTAATCGCTGTTTCTAATGATTCATTAACGATAGGTGAAAAAGTGAAGTTTGAAATCAAACCACATTGCCCAATTGTTTTTGTTCAAGAAAATAAATAA